The proteins below come from a single Juglans regia cultivar Chandler chromosome 12, Walnut 2.0, whole genome shotgun sequence genomic window:
- the LOC109017877 gene encoding probable indole-3-acetic acid-amido synthetase GH3.1 isoform X1, translating to MEGLSVVVEDLASLVRILVGFFLARLHDCASVAPFVFQHFAMCRRPLLPAGYDVSAHRTYSERERGSKSLSSPLGPPACDKDSKALLFIEEMTRKADAVQERVLGEILLRNAKTEYLRRFQLNGATDRDTFKSKIPVVSYEDLLPDIQRIANGDRSSIFSAHPISEFLTSSATSAGESKLMPTIHEELDRRQLLYSLLMPVMNLYVSGLDKGKGLYFLFVKAETKTPGGLLARPVLTSYYKSEHFKTRPYDPYNVYTSPNEAILCADSFQSMYTQMLCGLLMREEVLRVGAVFASGLLRAIRFLQLHWQQLAHDISAGALNPKITDPALRDCMSKIIVKPNPELSKFITQECSGENWEGIITRIWPNTKYLDVIVTGAMAQYIPTLEYYGGGLPLSCTMYASSECYFGLNLKPMSNPSEVSYTIMPNMCYCEFLPHEPDAPAVSRDSPPPLVDLADVEVGKQYELIITTYAGLCRYRVGDILQVTDFYNSAPQFRFIRRKNVLLSIDSDKTDEAELQKAGDNASALLQEFNTSVVEYTSYADAKSIPGHYVIYWELLVKEPANPPTHEVLNLCCLAMEESLNSVYRQIRVADNSIGPLEIRVVKNGTFEELMDYAISRGASINQYKVPRCVNSSPIVEFLDSRVTSKHFSPAPPQWNSERR from the exons ATGGAAGGGTTGAGCGTAGTGGTCGAAGATTTGGCGAGTTTGGTCAGAATCCTGGTTGGTTTCTTCCTCGCTCGATTGCATGATTGTGCCAGTGTTGCCCCATTCGTATTCCAGCATTTTGCTATGTGCAGACGGCCTCTTCTCCCTGCGGGCTACGACGTTTCTGCGCACAGAACatatagtgagagagagagaggaagcaAAAGT CTCTCCTCCCCGCTTGGCCCTCCGGCGTGCGACAAGGATTCCAAGGCACTTCTGTTCATCGAGGAGATGACGAGGAAAGCAGACGCTGTCCAGGAGAGGGTTTTGGGGGAGATACTGCTTCGGAACGCCAAGACTGAGTACCTCAGGAGGTTCCAGCTCAATGGAGCTACGGACCGAGACACGTTCAAGTCGAAAATCCCTGTCGTTTCTTATGAGGATCTTCTACCTGACATCCAGCGTATTGCTAATGGTGACCGATCCTCCATCTTCTCGGCTCACCCCATTTCTGAGTTCCTGACCAG CTCTGCGACTTCGGCTGGTGAGAGTAAATTAATGCCGACGATTCATGAAGAGTTGGACCGTCGCCAGCTATTGTACAGTCTTCTCATGCCGGTGATGAACct ATACGTTTCCGGTTTAGACAAAGGGAAGGGACTCTACTTCTTGTTCGTGAAGGCAGAAACAAAGACTCCCGGTGGGCTCTTGGCACGTCCGGTGCTCACCAGCTACTACAAGAGCGAACATTTCAAGACCAGGCCGTATGACCCTTACAACGTCTACACCAGCCCGAATGAGGCTATTCTCTGCGCCGACTCGTTTCAGAGCATGTACACCCAGATGCTCTGCGGCCTCCTTATGCGCGAAGAGGTTCTCCGGGTCGGTGCTGTGTTTGCCTCCGGCCTGCTAAGAGCCATCCGGTTCCTACAACTTCACTGGCAACAACTGGCCCATGACATCTCTGCTGGAGCCTTAAACCCTAAAATTACAGACCCTGCTCTCCGGGATTGCATGTCCAAAATAATTGTCAAACCCAATCCCGAACTCTCCAAGTTCATAACCCAAGAGTGTTCAGGAGAGAACTGGGAAGGTATAATCACAAGAATTTGGCCTAACACGAAATACCTAGACGTGATTGTAACGGGTGCAATGGCTCAGTACATACCCACTCTTGAATATTACGGCGGGGGGCTACCTCTTTCATGCACTATGTATGCCTCCTCCGAATGCTACTTTGGGCTTAACCTCAAGCCAATGTCCAATCCTTCTGAGGTTTCCTACACTATCATGCCAAACATGTGTTACTGCGAGTTCTTGCCACATGAGCCGGACGCTCCAGCTGTATCTCGTGACTCACCTCCACCGCTTGTTGACCTTGCCGACGTCGAAGTTGGGAAACAATACGAGCTCATAATCACCACCTATGCCGGGCTTTGTCGCTACCGAGTGGGCGACATCCTACAAGTCACCGATTTCTACAACTCGGCTCCCCAATTTCGCTTCATAAGAAGAAAGAACGTGTTGTTGAGCATCGACTCGGACAAGACGGACGAAGCTGAGTTGCAAAAGGCTGGCGATAATGCATCAGCGCTCCTACAGGAATTCAACACAAGTGTGGTCGAGTACACGAGCTATGCAGACGCAAAATCAATACCAGGACACTATGTAATTTACTGGGAGTTGCTGGTGAAGGAACCGGCTAACCCTCCGACTCATGAGGTCCTGAACCTATGCTGCTTAGCCATGGAGGAGTCTCTGAACTCGGTGTACAGACAAATCCGAGTTGCAGACAACTCGATCGGTCCCCTTGAGATCAGGGTGGTCAAGAACGGCACCTTTGAAGAGCTCATGGATTATGCAATCTCCCGGGGTGCATCTATCAACCAGTACAAAGTTCCAAGGTGCGTTAACTCCTCCCCGATTGTGGAATTTCTCGACTCCAGAGTGACCTCGAAGCATTTCAGCCCTGCGCCGCCGCAATGGAACTCCGAACGACGTTGA
- the LOC109017877 gene encoding probable indole-3-acetic acid-amido synthetase GH3.1 isoform X4, with amino-acid sequence MTRKADAVQERVLGEILLRNAKTEYLRRFQLNGATDRDTFKSKIPVVSYEDLLPDIQRIANGDRSSIFSAHPISEFLTSSATSAGESKLMPTIHEELDRRQLLYSLLMPVMNLYVSGLDKGKGLYFLFVKAETKTPGGLLARPVLTSYYKSEHFKTRPYDPYNVYTSPNEAILCADSFQSMYTQMLCGLLMREEVLRVGAVFASGLLRAIRFLQLHWQQLAHDISAGALNPKITDPALRDCMSKIIVKPNPELSKFITQECSGENWEGIITRIWPNTKYLDVIVTGAMAQYIPTLEYYGGGLPLSCTMYASSECYFGLNLKPMSNPSEVSYTIMPNMCYCEFLPHEPDAPAVSRDSPPPLVDLADVEVGKQYELIITTYAGLCRYRVGDILQVTDFYNSAPQFRFIRRKNVLLSIDSDKTDEAELQKAGDNASALLQEFNTSVVEYTSYADAKSIPGHYVIYWELLVKEPANPPTHEVLNLCCLAMEESLNSVYRQIRVADNSIGPLEIRVVKNGTFEELMDYAISRGASINQYKVPRCVNSSPIVEFLDSRVTSKHFSPAPPQWNSERR; translated from the exons ATGACGAGGAAAGCAGACGCTGTCCAGGAGAGGGTTTTGGGGGAGATACTGCTTCGGAACGCCAAGACTGAGTACCTCAGGAGGTTCCAGCTCAATGGAGCTACGGACCGAGACACGTTCAAGTCGAAAATCCCTGTCGTTTCTTATGAGGATCTTCTACCTGACATCCAGCGTATTGCTAATGGTGACCGATCCTCCATCTTCTCGGCTCACCCCATTTCTGAGTTCCTGACCAG CTCTGCGACTTCGGCTGGTGAGAGTAAATTAATGCCGACGATTCATGAAGAGTTGGACCGTCGCCAGCTATTGTACAGTCTTCTCATGCCGGTGATGAACct ATACGTTTCCGGTTTAGACAAAGGGAAGGGACTCTACTTCTTGTTCGTGAAGGCAGAAACAAAGACTCCCGGTGGGCTCTTGGCACGTCCGGTGCTCACCAGCTACTACAAGAGCGAACATTTCAAGACCAGGCCGTATGACCCTTACAACGTCTACACCAGCCCGAATGAGGCTATTCTCTGCGCCGACTCGTTTCAGAGCATGTACACCCAGATGCTCTGCGGCCTCCTTATGCGCGAAGAGGTTCTCCGGGTCGGTGCTGTGTTTGCCTCCGGCCTGCTAAGAGCCATCCGGTTCCTACAACTTCACTGGCAACAACTGGCCCATGACATCTCTGCTGGAGCCTTAAACCCTAAAATTACAGACCCTGCTCTCCGGGATTGCATGTCCAAAATAATTGTCAAACCCAATCCCGAACTCTCCAAGTTCATAACCCAAGAGTGTTCAGGAGAGAACTGGGAAGGTATAATCACAAGAATTTGGCCTAACACGAAATACCTAGACGTGATTGTAACGGGTGCAATGGCTCAGTACATACCCACTCTTGAATATTACGGCGGGGGGCTACCTCTTTCATGCACTATGTATGCCTCCTCCGAATGCTACTTTGGGCTTAACCTCAAGCCAATGTCCAATCCTTCTGAGGTTTCCTACACTATCATGCCAAACATGTGTTACTGCGAGTTCTTGCCACATGAGCCGGACGCTCCAGCTGTATCTCGTGACTCACCTCCACCGCTTGTTGACCTTGCCGACGTCGAAGTTGGGAAACAATACGAGCTCATAATCACCACCTATGCCGGGCTTTGTCGCTACCGAGTGGGCGACATCCTACAAGTCACCGATTTCTACAACTCGGCTCCCCAATTTCGCTTCATAAGAAGAAAGAACGTGTTGTTGAGCATCGACTCGGACAAGACGGACGAAGCTGAGTTGCAAAAGGCTGGCGATAATGCATCAGCGCTCCTACAGGAATTCAACACAAGTGTGGTCGAGTACACGAGCTATGCAGACGCAAAATCAATACCAGGACACTATGTAATTTACTGGGAGTTGCTGGTGAAGGAACCGGCTAACCCTCCGACTCATGAGGTCCTGAACCTATGCTGCTTAGCCATGGAGGAGTCTCTGAACTCGGTGTACAGACAAATCCGAGTTGCAGACAACTCGATCGGTCCCCTTGAGATCAGGGTGGTCAAGAACGGCACCTTTGAAGAGCTCATGGATTATGCAATCTCCCGGGGTGCATCTATCAACCAGTACAAAGTTCCAAGGTGCGTTAACTCCTCCCCGATTGTGGAATTTCTCGACTCCAGAGTGACCTCGAAGCATTTCAGCCCTGCGCCGCCGCAATGGAACTCCGAACGACGTTGA
- the LOC109017877 gene encoding probable indole-3-acetic acid-amido synthetase GH3.1 isoform X3 — translation MAVDSQLSSPLGPPACDKDSKALLFIEEMTRKADAVQERVLGEILLRNAKTEYLRRFQLNGATDRDTFKSKIPVVSYEDLLPDIQRIANGDRSSIFSAHPISEFLTSSATSAGESKLMPTIHEELDRRQLLYSLLMPVMNLYVSGLDKGKGLYFLFVKAETKTPGGLLARPVLTSYYKSEHFKTRPYDPYNVYTSPNEAILCADSFQSMYTQMLCGLLMREEVLRVGAVFASGLLRAIRFLQLHWQQLAHDISAGALNPKITDPALRDCMSKIIVKPNPELSKFITQECSGENWEGIITRIWPNTKYLDVIVTGAMAQYIPTLEYYGGGLPLSCTMYASSECYFGLNLKPMSNPSEVSYTIMPNMCYCEFLPHEPDAPAVSRDSPPPLVDLADVEVGKQYELIITTYAGLCRYRVGDILQVTDFYNSAPQFRFIRRKNVLLSIDSDKTDEAELQKAGDNASALLQEFNTSVVEYTSYADAKSIPGHYVIYWELLVKEPANPPTHEVLNLCCLAMEESLNSVYRQIRVADNSIGPLEIRVVKNGTFEELMDYAISRGASINQYKVPRCVNSSPIVEFLDSRVTSKHFSPAPPQWNSERR, via the exons ATGGCGGTTGATTCACAGCTCTCCTCCCCGCTTGGCCCTCCGGCGTGCGACAAGGATTCCAAGGCACTTCTGTTCATCGAGGAGATGACGAGGAAAGCAGACGCTGTCCAGGAGAGGGTTTTGGGGGAGATACTGCTTCGGAACGCCAAGACTGAGTACCTCAGGAGGTTCCAGCTCAATGGAGCTACGGACCGAGACACGTTCAAGTCGAAAATCCCTGTCGTTTCTTATGAGGATCTTCTACCTGACATCCAGCGTATTGCTAATGGTGACCGATCCTCCATCTTCTCGGCTCACCCCATTTCTGAGTTCCTGACCAG CTCTGCGACTTCGGCTGGTGAGAGTAAATTAATGCCGACGATTCATGAAGAGTTGGACCGTCGCCAGCTATTGTACAGTCTTCTCATGCCGGTGATGAACct ATACGTTTCCGGTTTAGACAAAGGGAAGGGACTCTACTTCTTGTTCGTGAAGGCAGAAACAAAGACTCCCGGTGGGCTCTTGGCACGTCCGGTGCTCACCAGCTACTACAAGAGCGAACATTTCAAGACCAGGCCGTATGACCCTTACAACGTCTACACCAGCCCGAATGAGGCTATTCTCTGCGCCGACTCGTTTCAGAGCATGTACACCCAGATGCTCTGCGGCCTCCTTATGCGCGAAGAGGTTCTCCGGGTCGGTGCTGTGTTTGCCTCCGGCCTGCTAAGAGCCATCCGGTTCCTACAACTTCACTGGCAACAACTGGCCCATGACATCTCTGCTGGAGCCTTAAACCCTAAAATTACAGACCCTGCTCTCCGGGATTGCATGTCCAAAATAATTGTCAAACCCAATCCCGAACTCTCCAAGTTCATAACCCAAGAGTGTTCAGGAGAGAACTGGGAAGGTATAATCACAAGAATTTGGCCTAACACGAAATACCTAGACGTGATTGTAACGGGTGCAATGGCTCAGTACATACCCACTCTTGAATATTACGGCGGGGGGCTACCTCTTTCATGCACTATGTATGCCTCCTCCGAATGCTACTTTGGGCTTAACCTCAAGCCAATGTCCAATCCTTCTGAGGTTTCCTACACTATCATGCCAAACATGTGTTACTGCGAGTTCTTGCCACATGAGCCGGACGCTCCAGCTGTATCTCGTGACTCACCTCCACCGCTTGTTGACCTTGCCGACGTCGAAGTTGGGAAACAATACGAGCTCATAATCACCACCTATGCCGGGCTTTGTCGCTACCGAGTGGGCGACATCCTACAAGTCACCGATTTCTACAACTCGGCTCCCCAATTTCGCTTCATAAGAAGAAAGAACGTGTTGTTGAGCATCGACTCGGACAAGACGGACGAAGCTGAGTTGCAAAAGGCTGGCGATAATGCATCAGCGCTCCTACAGGAATTCAACACAAGTGTGGTCGAGTACACGAGCTATGCAGACGCAAAATCAATACCAGGACACTATGTAATTTACTGGGAGTTGCTGGTGAAGGAACCGGCTAACCCTCCGACTCATGAGGTCCTGAACCTATGCTGCTTAGCCATGGAGGAGTCTCTGAACTCGGTGTACAGACAAATCCGAGTTGCAGACAACTCGATCGGTCCCCTTGAGATCAGGGTGGTCAAGAACGGCACCTTTGAAGAGCTCATGGATTATGCAATCTCCCGGGGTGCATCTATCAACCAGTACAAAGTTCCAAGGTGCGTTAACTCCTCCCCGATTGTGGAATTTCTCGACTCCAGAGTGACCTCGAAGCATTTCAGCCCTGCGCCGCCGCAATGGAACTCCGAACGACGTTGA
- the LOC109017877 gene encoding probable indole-3-acetic acid-amido synthetase GH3.1 isoform X2, whose amino-acid sequence MEGLSVVVEDLASLVRILVGFFLARLHDCASVAPFVFQHFAMCRRPLLPAGYDVSAHRTYSERERGSKSLSSPLGPPACDKDSKALLFIEEMTRKADAVQERVLGEILLRNAKTEYLRRFQLNGATDRDTFKSKIPVVSYEDLLPDIQRIANGDRSSIFSAHPISEFLTSSATSAGESKLMPTIHEELDRRQLLYSLLMPVMNLYVSGLDKGKGLYFLFVKAETKTPGGLLARPVLTSYYKSEHFKTRPYDPYNVYTSPNEAILCADSFQSMYTQMLCGLLMREEVLRVGAVFASGLLRAIRFLQLHWQQLAHDISAGALNPKITDPALRDCMSKIIVKPNPELSKFITQECSGENWEGIITRIWPNTKYLDVIVTGAMAQYIPTLEYYGGGLPLSCTMYASSECYFGLNLKPMSNPSEVSYTIMPNMCYCEFLPHEPDAPAVSRDSPPPLVDLADVEVGKQYELIITTYAGLCRYRVGDILQVTDFYNSAPQFRFIRRKNVLLSIDSDKTDEAELQKAGDNASALLQEFNTSVVEYTSYADAKSIPGHYVIYWELLVKEPANPPTHEVLNLCCLAMEESLNSVYRQIRVADNSIGPLEIRVVKNGTFEELMDYAISRGASINQYKVPRVCVLMLIMSAL is encoded by the exons ATGGAAGGGTTGAGCGTAGTGGTCGAAGATTTGGCGAGTTTGGTCAGAATCCTGGTTGGTTTCTTCCTCGCTCGATTGCATGATTGTGCCAGTGTTGCCCCATTCGTATTCCAGCATTTTGCTATGTGCAGACGGCCTCTTCTCCCTGCGGGCTACGACGTTTCTGCGCACAGAACatatagtgagagagagagaggaagcaAAAGT CTCTCCTCCCCGCTTGGCCCTCCGGCGTGCGACAAGGATTCCAAGGCACTTCTGTTCATCGAGGAGATGACGAGGAAAGCAGACGCTGTCCAGGAGAGGGTTTTGGGGGAGATACTGCTTCGGAACGCCAAGACTGAGTACCTCAGGAGGTTCCAGCTCAATGGAGCTACGGACCGAGACACGTTCAAGTCGAAAATCCCTGTCGTTTCTTATGAGGATCTTCTACCTGACATCCAGCGTATTGCTAATGGTGACCGATCCTCCATCTTCTCGGCTCACCCCATTTCTGAGTTCCTGACCAG CTCTGCGACTTCGGCTGGTGAGAGTAAATTAATGCCGACGATTCATGAAGAGTTGGACCGTCGCCAGCTATTGTACAGTCTTCTCATGCCGGTGATGAACct ATACGTTTCCGGTTTAGACAAAGGGAAGGGACTCTACTTCTTGTTCGTGAAGGCAGAAACAAAGACTCCCGGTGGGCTCTTGGCACGTCCGGTGCTCACCAGCTACTACAAGAGCGAACATTTCAAGACCAGGCCGTATGACCCTTACAACGTCTACACCAGCCCGAATGAGGCTATTCTCTGCGCCGACTCGTTTCAGAGCATGTACACCCAGATGCTCTGCGGCCTCCTTATGCGCGAAGAGGTTCTCCGGGTCGGTGCTGTGTTTGCCTCCGGCCTGCTAAGAGCCATCCGGTTCCTACAACTTCACTGGCAACAACTGGCCCATGACATCTCTGCTGGAGCCTTAAACCCTAAAATTACAGACCCTGCTCTCCGGGATTGCATGTCCAAAATAATTGTCAAACCCAATCCCGAACTCTCCAAGTTCATAACCCAAGAGTGTTCAGGAGAGAACTGGGAAGGTATAATCACAAGAATTTGGCCTAACACGAAATACCTAGACGTGATTGTAACGGGTGCAATGGCTCAGTACATACCCACTCTTGAATATTACGGCGGGGGGCTACCTCTTTCATGCACTATGTATGCCTCCTCCGAATGCTACTTTGGGCTTAACCTCAAGCCAATGTCCAATCCTTCTGAGGTTTCCTACACTATCATGCCAAACATGTGTTACTGCGAGTTCTTGCCACATGAGCCGGACGCTCCAGCTGTATCTCGTGACTCACCTCCACCGCTTGTTGACCTTGCCGACGTCGAAGTTGGGAAACAATACGAGCTCATAATCACCACCTATGCCGGGCTTTGTCGCTACCGAGTGGGCGACATCCTACAAGTCACCGATTTCTACAACTCGGCTCCCCAATTTCGCTTCATAAGAAGAAAGAACGTGTTGTTGAGCATCGACTCGGACAAGACGGACGAAGCTGAGTTGCAAAAGGCTGGCGATAATGCATCAGCGCTCCTACAGGAATTCAACACAAGTGTGGTCGAGTACACGAGCTATGCAGACGCAAAATCAATACCAGGACACTATGTAATTTACTGGGAGTTGCTGGTGAAGGAACCGGCTAACCCTCCGACTCATGAGGTCCTGAACCTATGCTGCTTAGCCATGGAGGAGTCTCTGAACTCGGTGTACAGACAAATCCGAGTTGCAGACAACTCGATCGGTCCCCTTGAGATCAGGGTGGTCAAGAACGGCACCTTTGAAGAGCTCATGGATTATGCAATCTCCCGGGGTGCATCTATCAACCAGTACAAAGTTCCAAG GGTGTGCGTCCTTATGTTGATCATGAGCGCCTTATAG
- the LOC109020241 gene encoding lysine-rich arabinogalactan protein 18-like: MDRKCIIAFVLALICVVASPVGAQSPTPAPKKAPPTATTPTISPATSPSKPQSPAEAPSKPKSPAPVTTPKSASPAPAPSKKPAVPSPAATPPVSSTPAAAPVSSPPAPVPVSSPPLPAPEKSPPSVAPATVPSSAPPAPVSAPTAEVPAPAPSKKKTKTKTKKHNAPAPAPELLGPPAPPAEAPGPNQDAFSPGPSLADESGAVSRMRCMQEVVAGLALGLSLLLGLCL, encoded by the exons ATGGATCGGAAATGCATTATTGCATTCGTGTTGGCATTGATCTGCGTCGTTGCTAGCCCCGTCGGAGCCCAGTCACCTACTCCTGCGCCAAAGAAAGCTCCTCCCACTGCTACTACACCGACTATATCACCAGCCACATCTCCGTCTAAACCACAATCACCTGCTGAAGCACCTTCCAAACCTAAATCCCCGGCACCGGTTACCACTCCAAAGTCCGCTTCACCAGCCCCGGCTCCATCGAAGAAACCTGCGGTGCCTTCGCCAGCGGCTACACCTCCTGTGTCATCTACTCCGGCTGCCGCTCCAGTGAGCTCCCCACCAGCTCCGGTTCCAGTCAGCTCTCCACCATTGCCTGCACCGGAGAAATCTCCTCCATCAGTTGCACCAGCAACTGTTCCCTCCAGCGCTCCTCCAGCTCCGGTTTCTGCGCCGACTGCCGAGGTTCCAGCTCCGGCTCCGAGCAAGAAAAAGACTAAGACTAAGACTAAGAAGCACAACGCGCCGGCCCCAGCACCAGAGCTACTTGGTCCACCGGCGCCACCTGCCGAAGCCCCCGGACCGAACCAGGACGCATTCTCGCCTGGTCCGTCATTGGCCGATGAG AGCGGAGCAGTGTCGAGGATGAGGTGCATGCAGGAGGTGGTTGCTGGGTTGGCATTGGGATTGTCTCTTCTCCTTGGTTTgtgtctttaa
- the LOC118343979 gene encoding metal transporter Nramp3-like codes for MPSQEPEQQQPLLLDSDQEEQQDTAYESDEKVLIIGIDEGSAPGSGRAPPFSWKKLWLFTGPGFLMSIAFLDPGNLEGDLQAGAIAGYSLLWLLMWATAMGLLVQLLSARLGVATGRHLAELCRDEYPTWARMVLWVMTELALIGADIQEVIGSAIAINILSNGVLPLWSGVIITAFDCFIFLFLENYGVRKLEAVFAVLIGTMAVSFAWMFGETKPSGIELLLGILVPKLSSRTIRQAVGVVGCIIMPHNVFLHSALVQSREIDHSKKGQVQEAIKYYSIESTVALVVSFIINLFVTTVFAQGFYGTEIADRIGLLNAGRYLQEKYGGGLFPILYIWAIGLLAAGQSSTITGTYAGQFIMGGFLNLRLKKWMRALITRSFAIIPTIIVALVFDTSEGTLDVLNEWLNVLQSVQIPFALIPLLCLVSREQIMGTFKIGSVLKMAAWLVAALVIVINGYLLLDFFSSEVNGVLFGSAVAAFTAAYIGFIVYLVSRGVKFSSWRCTVQPKTVAETVG; via the exons ATGCCGTCCCAGGAGCCCGAGCAACAGCAGCCGCTGTTACTGGACTCGGACCAGGAGGAGCAACAAGATACCGCCTACGAATCGGACGAGAAGGTCCTGATAATTGGAATTGATGAAGGTTCTGCCCCCGGGTCCGGCCGCGCCCCGCCGTTCTCGTGGAAAAAGCTCTGGCTGTTCACAGGGCCCGGGTTCTTGATGAGCATAGCGTTCTTGGATCCTGGGAACCTGGAGGGGGATCTCCAGGCCGGCGCGATCGCCGGGTACTCGCTGCTGTGGCTTCTCATGTGGGCCACGGCCATGGGACTGCTGGTACAGCTTCTGTCGGCGCGGCTCGGCGTTGCCACTGGGCGTCACTTAGCCGAGCTTTGCAGGGACGAGTACCCCACGTGGGCAAGGATGGTGCTTTGGGTCATGACCGAGTTGGCGCTAATTGGGGCTGATATTCAGGAGGTTATTGGGAGTGCTATTGCTATTAACATTTTGAGCAATGGAGTTTTGCCTCTATGGTCCGGGGTCATCATAACCGCTTTTGATTG TTTTATCTTTCTGTTTCTTGAGAACTATGGTGTAAGGAAATTGGAAGCTGTTTTTGCTGTTCTTATTGGGACAATGGCAGTTTCATTTGCTTGGATGTTTGGTGAAACAAAGCCAAGTGGCATAGAACTTCTTCTCg GTATTTTAGTTCCAAAACTGAGCTCCAGAACAATACGGCAGGCTGTTGGAGTTGTGGGTTGCATTATTATGCCTCACAATGTTTTCTTGCACTCGGCTCTTGTACAATCAAGGGAGATTGACCATAGCAAGAAAGGTCAAGTCCAAGAAGCTATTAAGTACTACTCCATTGAGTCCACTGTGGCCCTTGTTGTGTCATTCATTATCAATCTATTTGTTACAACTGTGTTTGCCCAAGGGTTTTATGGTACAGAAATAGCCGATAGGATTGGCCTTCTAAATGCAGGACGGTATCTCCAAGAGAAGTACGGGGGTGGACTTTTTCCCATTTTATATATTTGGGCTATTGGGTTATTAGCAGCTGGTCAAAGTAGCACTATTACCGGTACTTATGCAGGGCAGTTTATCATGGGTGGTTTCCTAAACTTGAGGTTGAAAAAATGGATGAGAGCATTGATCACACGAAGCTTTGCAATCATCCCAACTATTATAGTTGCTCTTGTCTTTGATACCTCTGAGGGCACGTTAGATGTTCTAAATGAATGGCTTAATGTGCTTCAGTCAGTCCAGATTCCCTTTGCACTTATTCCCCTGCTTTGTTTGGTGTCAAGGGAGCAGATCATGGGCACTTTTAAAATCGGCTCAGTTCTCAAG ATGGCTGCGTGGCTTGTGGCAGCACTGGTAATAGTGATTAATGGGTATCTGTTGCTCGACTTCTTCTCCTCTGAAGTTAATGGGGTGTTGTTTGGATCCGCTGTGGCTGCTTTTACGGCAGCATATATTGGATTTATAGTTTACCTTGTTTCTCGGGGTGTTAAGTTTTCAAGTTGGCGCTGCACAGTACAGCCGAAAACTGTAGCAGAGACAGTGGGTTGA